CTAATCTAAGATTAAATAAATTCTGATAAAACTGGAGCGTTTCTGTAATTCATGACCAGCCCTTTGTGACTCGGTCTGTGCATGGTTATGGGCGTTAGGCCTGTAAGCGAGAGGTCGCTGGTACACATCCCGCTGTTGTCACTCGAATTTGTGCGTTGTGCACTTGGACAAGGCAAtttatctacattgtctcaATCAACCCAGCTGAATTTAGGGTTTAACCTGCAATTGACTATAGTGTCCATTCCATGAGGAGACAACTTTCATCTGCTCAGAACCATGTAAACCGGGGATATGCACCGACCCTATGCACCTAATGGCACGGAGAAGGATTTAACTAACTGATACAAAGTGGGATACCGGATACCTTTTTATTATTCATTCTATTTATCgaatatttataatttgtatttaaactcatttatcattttatttagcAAAATAACAGCGAATGTTTTCAAACTCTTTATTAAgtgaaatcaataaaatgtacattttacatgATAGCTCACAtatgatattgaatttttttcacatgaCCTCTGTCAAATTCGGTAACATAGAGGTTATCTCCCACGTCGACATATAGACCGTATGGATGCCGCATGTCACATTTGTCAATAAAGCAGAGAAAATGTCCATTCTGATCAACAATATGGATACGGTTGTTGTCATAGTCTGCTACTAGTATCTGGCTCTGGCTGTCTGTTCTTATTCCGACTGGATctgacaggcacgtagcatcgtttttgaaagtgggggggccagactcatccaaaaaattcttgacaagcaaaaaaaaaaaaaaacaacaaaaaaaggaaaatttaaactttttcaaaatcttcaaaatcctaaaccgtgggggggggggggggggggggggggggggggggggggctggcgaagtgtataacttcaatttcactcctcatttccttattttcatatcaatttacatattcccaaaaaagtgggggggccaactccatgataattcaattttttatatgtaaattttaaaaaattggctgctgcgagaaaaagtggggggggggggggggccaggcccccctggcccccccccccccctgatgctacgtgcctggatcAAATGATTTCTTAGAAGTGGATTCGGAATCAGGACCAGTGTATTTAAATCGGAGCTTACCGGCCTGATTAACAACCACTACTGCACAGGCTTCGATATCTATGACACAGATGTTCAAATTCCGATTTTCACAGATGGCACCAAGCTGGGCTGTTGAAAAGAGAGGTTTGCCTTCGTCATCAAATTGAATGATTTGTTTCTcggtggagccagagtaacggACAATTTGCGATTGTTTTTTATCATCGCGAATCAAGGTAACCAAAAGGTCCCCAGATAAGGTACTGCACACATTTAGAGGTCTCCATGTCAATAGTTTGACCACTTTTTCTATCCGGTTTCCTTTTATTACATTCACACTTCTATCATAGTAATCAGTATAAACCAGATCTTCACTCACTGACAATGCTATGTCTGAGGGTTCATTCCATGACTTGGTTTTGATAGAATCCAGCAGTTCTCCCTGGATGTTGTAAAGTTTTACGAAACTGCTATTACCAATAGTCCACATTCTTTTATCACTAACACACATAACTCTATACAGACAACAATATCCCGTATTTGTACATGATAAAATTTTTGGTTGAGCTAGAAGAGGCTTGTCTAAAGGAGGGGACGTAACTCCCGGATGTTCGATTAAGTCACCATGTTCTGTTGTGATACTCCCTGATGACAGCGATCCAAACTGCTCACACAGTTGCTCTTTGTTGATATATTGGATACAGAAACTAGGAAATGTAATTTTAAGCTTTGGAACTGAACTTTGAAAACTATCTTTCTTAGAATTGTATGCAGATACAAGATAGAAATCATCTGAATCCAGCACATTATTGAGATCACTGATATTGTGCGTGATCTCTGCTATTACGTTGTTGATTTGGCTCTCCTGCTTTTCCATGGcagtcaaatattttttatgcaaattacTTATTTCTGATTTGTTCCTTTCGATAATCGTCTCTATTTCTCTGTGTAAGTCTTTTCCTCGCTGTTCTATTTCATTGGACAATTCCAGAAAGCCTTCATTAATACTAGTAGTAGTTATTTGATGTTTGATTTTTGACACAACCTCGTGGCATTTTGGTAAAAAGGAGTTCTCCAATTCTTCTAGATCTTGTTgtaagatttctttttttctctggAAAGTTATCATTATGTCATCTGCTTTATGTCCTAAATGATCATACGAGGAAACGCATCGAGTACAAATTGGAATGTTGCATTGTTCACAATGGAGATCGCATTGTTTGGGTGTGTGTTTGGAACATGTAggaaaaattggaataaacttaCGCCGTTCAAATGGCACAACTTTATGCTCTTTGGATTCATCTAAGAGATGGTTCCCAACACATCTCGCACAAATGTAGAAGCGACAGACTTCGCAGTAAAATGCAGGACCGGAAGTTCCACACAACTTACATCGTAAGACTTCCTGTGCACATTTCCGAGGGTCCATGGTCTTATAGTTACAATGTACTTGCAGATTACAATCTGGAAAAGTTATGGATGAAGAACATTTAACACTGTAACATATTTGACATGTGAAAATACATACATAGGCATTTAACTTATGTTTGTATGACATATATAAAAGTTAGCAACACGTACCAAAAGATATACATACTTGTGATACGGAATTTCAGAGAAAATATTAGTTGCCAATTTACAAACCTAAAgcttaaaaatgtgaaaaaacccAGATCCTTCCAGTTCCCTTAATGGCATCTACTGAATCAATGATACATGAGATGTGTGTAGTAGTTAAATTAGATAAATTAGACTTTGAGATGGCAAGATCTAGGTTAATCAAAACAAATCGTAATAGTTTAACAAGGTCGCAATTCTATTGGCTATTTTACAAGGAAGAAAAACTGTTTGATATCGTGTATACGTTATACATTTGATACTTAAGTCATGGTGTCAAAATATGTAGACATCAGCTAGCGAGATTAAACTGGGTATATTATAGATAACGTTCATATGACACACTTCTAACCTTCTTGTCTTACTACTTAATTTGTCCTTATTATCACCCAATTAGATAATTATCAAAGTTTTTTAGGGATAGCCAAATGACATAAGTCACTTTCTTTTCCAACAATGTTAAGACATTATTGCAAAGAACAAATCTACtttgtttaatatatgaaaaGTGCATTATATTCATCGAAAATGGTAGAAGAGGATGTTCTTGTGTAATTCACAATGCGACACAATTACAAAAACTTCCGTCTTACATATACGTTATGAACGATACTTATCATCTCATGATAAAATGctattttaaatgtgttttatttctattcatatagaatccatatacatgtatatactgagCAATTCTCTCACGAAAGACTCACTATATATAATCAGTaactagtttttatttttatcacatgtttatcttaatatacggtggatatcactcatgggatacatttttgatattccactgtgtgttcttacgccactTGATGATATAATTAACATTACATAGGTTTGGGCGATTGATTAAcaaaagaatgaaaaagtaaaaaaaaacaaaagaacaaaCCAAAAACAGTTAAAAAGTATTaagcgcacacattccgcttgcataagtagttcttataaaaacttgaagtttggtttactatttatgtaacattttactcagttttaattCAGTTCTATTACCATGaaagatgcaaacatacataaaatacacttcgacctgttaattcaagaatgcacattttgtctcacgcgtaagaatttcgatcgaaagatcgATTCATTAATGATCTCGATGAACTGActtcaatcataagaagatgctccttgaactgacctcgatctatcgatgttgcataatagtagataggaagacggcttgatttataaacaaggttacgttataatgcgacctcagtATCAAGTTCTgttggcattcaatgtttttcagtcgcaataaattattttaatacaactctctCTTTGtttacgtgttaatgctctctGAAGAGCCATACTCAGTATTCTgtagaagaagaagatacattaacatttaataattacgttaaaaatataaaactagacaaggagtttacgaacggctttccccaaatttattttaaaattaaatttgttgacggtttataatgatgaaattatggtgtacagattcaaaatattttagattttgtaaaaatacagtactttttaaattattttacatcaaactgatcatgatgattgcttctagctatcaatatatcattattgccgatcattcctttaaaagaaatacttgtTTTAACTCATATTGGAAATCAATATATGCCATGTTTACTGGTCTCGTATTCAAGATTGATTAATTTTGTTCTTTGTTGTTGGAATTTATTAATTGCATATTTTGTTGCAAACAATTCTATAAGAAGGAAAATACttgtaataaaatgttattatacaGAGTCGGATAACATCAGTAAAGAGCTAGCTGCCTTACTTGACAATTGTACTGGTGAGTTCACAATGAAGTCATGTGGAGTTAGAGGTGAATAATCCCGTCTGCTTAGTACTGTCGGCAAATTTGAAAGTGAAGTTTGAGTGTTCATACAAACTACCTACTTTACTTTCACAGATCATGAGTCCTTAATAAAATTTTCCCATCCATTACGCAGATTTCATCAGTagacatttattattttctgaTATTGGAGTAAaatttaactgatttttaactttatgtaaatacaagggttgatccaaaagtaaagTCACACTATGCACCACTTTTCACGCTGGcgctgtattgtataaaatgatacatcaaaactttccttatcaaaattctgaaagtaaaattttgattaaatttcgtTGAACACTTAACAAGATATTGAATGTTTGTAGGATGATCTATACGTGACATCGCTGCGTCATGAATTCACGtctttttaaaggtttgtatTTATGCATAAACTACGTGCttccaaaatttgaaaaagaccaaagcaacacaatattttgaaacagatatatcatatactttttctaactgttttaaaaatttagggACAATTACCGTCCATTTCGGACATATACGCAATGCCCTTTTTCTCTAGATCAAGGGATAAAAAATACTGGACATGCCAATAGTGATACAGGCATTTTTTGCTTCGATGGATAGATTTCATTAGAAAATGTACTGGAACTGACATATCAATCTAAAATTGAGAGCGAATGAAAAGGGTTCCCTTAAAGTTGTTCCAGTATTTAATAAAAGCATATacgtttataaataaattaaatagacaGAAGGTATTCGCTCTGAGGGAAAGTTGAAACTAGAATCTTACGTTATGATCATATATCATAAAGTTACGTTCATGACTTCTTGAAGAGACCTCGACAATTTAAACTGATcgcacattaaataatatccATTATATTACCCCATCGATCACAAAAATAGTAATTAGTtactttatgaataaaaatttttaaatagagCATCTTGgccaatttttaaagaataccaAATTCAGAATTTCTACAAGAACGGCAAAGATCTAGAATGACGTCGCTAGCGTGCGGCGACTATTCTTGCGTCACGCTCTAAAAATACATTATCTTCagaaaaattaatcataatgcAGTAAATTTTTTAGATCTGAACTGAACAAGGTAGATATCTCAAAGCACAAGTTTTTTGTCACTTTACGCGGATTTTTCACGATTTTATTgcatctgtgacattacttttttaTCAACCCTCGTACTATGCTAAaacctaaaaaatgaaaaataaaaatttcatcaaagaactatatatgaaaTTGCGAgtcatatttgattttatatttttccccTATgattcaacattttaaaaagtgtttcaggtacatGGAATTGatgtgttattttttagaagagttcaTAAGATATATTTCTTCGCACTCATTTGCAGTATTGACGTCAGAAATAACTAATTTTCTAAATtggcactttaaaaaaaatataaatatagtatacatgtaatataaataaatataatagaaATATGGAGTGCAGATTTGAACTCTCGAGTTTTAgataaaataaatctttgataaaattgttttgattgtttaattCTGAACGCTTAGTATTTATGACAACAACTGAAATTTTAGCACCCCACATACTCAggtatgcatttaaaaaaaatgagtagACGGTTATTAGATCGACAATAAATGGGACATCCCGGGACATACAGGTCTCGGACTACATTTACACTGATCCTCATAACTGACTCTCACTTGAACTTGACAGCTCATGCTCAGATAAGCTGattacaagcttatcttttaaaaaagattggcTAGCTAGCGCTGTAGCTATCGTAAAACAAAGAAGCGGATTTCTATAACATTGGTTTCAATTTctgaattgattaattaacaACAGGAAAGCACAGTGGTGTACCGGAAAtgtgctggagtggggtctcaatttaCATGTGTAGAATTGTGAATCCAGAGTGGGCTTCACGTCGGCAATAGCATAGCTCACtgactgtgccttaatcattatgtttgtactgtaatttcaattttaaggtaaaaattttcaagaaccataggtactgttttgtagcctttgtatcttctcgggccttttcggcgagctcggaaaacatatccgaagttgttttccgagcttgaagtaatttaagataaaactagctatttattataatattgaaaataactttgcattacAAGACCTAAGttactgttactttttgacatttacaataaaacacaaaacttcatgtgaagatgataaaactaaatttaaaacgtacagtttatctacagtagtacagtattcccagaatcccctactatggagtcgagcatgcgtattccagtgaaaaagactaacgtagttgctcgagagcgctagcaataaaaaatatccTTGTAAGGCATTTAAAAAAGATCATATTTTTCAGCTCAAATCTTTAACAGACCCCTTTAAATAATGTATAGCCCTTGCATTCATCTTAAATGGTATAAAACAAACTGGAGGAAAATTTAACGAAtcagaaaaattcaatttttcactCACCGACATCTTTAGCATACACATATTCGATACGTTTAACAGAGTTCACCaacatttaaaatacatattatttGCTTTCAAAGCTTTTTGGGGTTGCCTTAAAAATTTCTGATGAgcaaaactgtttaaaattttgtataatttctGTTGGTAATGCTGTTATaccttaaaatatatatgcactTTTCTGTTAATAGAGATTAACGTACCGTGGTTAAACTTCACACATGGCATGTTGAAAGggaattaagagagagagagagagagagagagagagagagagagagagagagagagagagagagagagagagaatgaataATACGCCACGTTCAAAGACGGGGAATAGATAGTTGAGcatcatttaaagaaaacaatcaaCCCATCCAAACACAAAGCAAATTAAAACTCATTTATTTAATGCATGCTTGATTCTAATTggtaaaattgatatattttgaacaaatagCACAAATCGATGACATGAATTTATATTACTCGATGGTATATTTATGCAAATCAGCCATTTATCACTTTGAAAAACAGGACATGACACTTTGtatgattatttaattttgagtGTTATTGGACACATATACATTAGTTTAAtgaatatattcattattttttatattgaatttttttcactttaccAGTGGACCATTCTGttacaaagaggttgtctctattgtccacacataaaccgtATGGCTCATGTAAATCACAATTGTCTATGTATTGGAGAAATTGTCCGTTCTGGTCTAGAATGTGGATACATTCGTTGGCAATGTCTGCTATCAGGATTCGATTCTGGCTGTCTGTACAGACACCTTTGGGATTAAACGGTTCTTTTGTAGGCGAGGGTGGACCAGTGTATTTGAAGCGTAGTTTACCGGCCTCATTTACTACTACCACCGCACAGGCTGTCCCATCGACCACACAGACATCTAGATTCTTATTTTCAGCTACGTAATTAATGGACCATTTTGGTGGAGAAAAATATAAAGGTTGAGCTTTGCTATCAAATAGAAAGGTTTGTTGTTCTTTTGAATATGCGcaacgcacaacttttgttcgTTCTTTACTACCCCCAAGCATAGTAACCAAGAGGTCGCCTGCGACTGTACTATTTACACGAAGTGGTCTCCATCGTTGTGATCTCATCACTTCTAATACCTGTGTATTCTTTACCATGTTCACAGTTTTGTCAAAGAAATCAGCATAAACTAGATGTCCAGAATTTGACACTGCTATATCTCTAGGGTTATTACCTGACTTTGTGTGGATTGATTCTATTAGATCTCCTTTAAGTTTGTAAAGTTTTATAATATTGCTTTCACCACGAGTCcatatttgttcatcagttgTACATGTTACACTAAACAGGTGTTCAAAGTCTGTATCAATGGTTGTGATAACATGTGGTTGCTCAAGAAAAGGACCTGGATAAGCAACCGAAGAAAGCGATGCAGCCCTGGGAATCTCTATTTTGTAGGCATTTTCCTTATCATTAATATAGAATTCTGACAATATTCCAAACTGTTGATTTAGATCTTCCGTGTTTATTTTCTTCGAAGAAAAACAAGGAAACTTAGCACGGAGAGAAAGGGGCAATTTTCGAAATCCATCATTTTTAGATTTGTAAGCAGAGACAAGGTAGACATCATTCGAGTCTAGCATTTTCTTCAGTGTAACTATTATCTGTGTGATCAAAGAAATACTCTGCGTGATTTCATTTTTGTGTGTCTCTAAAATAGCCGTATATATGATTTCCATTtggttaatttcatttttt
The window above is part of the Magallana gigas chromosome 10, xbMagGiga1.1, whole genome shotgun sequence genome. Proteins encoded here:
- the LOC109619553 gene encoding E3 ubiquitin-protein ligase TRIM71 isoform X2, encoding MDPRKCAQEVLRCKLCGTSGPAFYCEVCRFYICARCVGNHLLDESKEHKVVPFERRKFIPIFPTCSKHTPKQCDLHCEQCNIPICTRCVSSYDHLGHKADDIMITFQRKKEILQQDLEELENSFLPKCHEVVSKIKHQITTTSINEGFLELSNEIEQRGKDLHREIETIIERNKSEISNLHKKYLTAMEKQESQINNVIAEITHNISDLNNVLDSDDFYLVSAYNSKKDSFQSSVPKLKITFPSFCIQYINKEQLCEQFGSLSSGSITTEHGDLIEHPGVTSPPLDKPLLAQPKILSCTNTGYCCLYRVMCVSDKRMWTIGNSSFVKLYNIQGELLDSIKTKSWNEPSDIALSVSEDLVYTDYYDRSVNVIKGNRIEKVVKLLTWRPLNVCSTLSGDLLVTLIRDDKKQSQIVRYSGSTEKQIIQFDDEGKPLFSTAQLGAICENRNLNICVIDIEACAVVVVNQAGKLRFKYTGPDSESTSKKSFDPVGIRTDSQSQILVADYDNNRIHIVDQNGHFLCFIDKCDMRHPYGLYVDVGDNLYVTEFDRGHVKKIQYHM
- the LOC109619553 gene encoding E3 ubiquitin-protein ligase TRIM71 isoform X1, which translates into the protein MSYKHKLNAYVCIFTCQICYSVKCSSSITFPDCNLQVHCNYKTMDPRKCAQEVLRCKLCGTSGPAFYCEVCRFYICARCVGNHLLDESKEHKVVPFERRKFIPIFPTCSKHTPKQCDLHCEQCNIPICTRCVSSYDHLGHKADDIMITFQRKKEILQQDLEELENSFLPKCHEVVSKIKHQITTTSINEGFLELSNEIEQRGKDLHREIETIIERNKSEISNLHKKYLTAMEKQESQINNVIAEITHNISDLNNVLDSDDFYLVSAYNSKKDSFQSSVPKLKITFPSFCIQYINKEQLCEQFGSLSSGSITTEHGDLIEHPGVTSPPLDKPLLAQPKILSCTNTGYCCLYRVMCVSDKRMWTIGNSSFVKLYNIQGELLDSIKTKSWNEPSDIALSVSEDLVYTDYYDRSVNVIKGNRIEKVVKLLTWRPLNVCSTLSGDLLVTLIRDDKKQSQIVRYSGSTEKQIIQFDDEGKPLFSTAQLGAICENRNLNICVIDIEACAVVVVNQAGKLRFKYTGPDSESTSKKSFDPVGIRTDSQSQILVADYDNNRIHIVDQNGHFLCFIDKCDMRHPYGLYVDVGDNLYVTEFDRGHVKKIQYHM